One Phycisphaera mikurensis NBRC 102666 DNA window includes the following coding sequences:
- the ruvX gene encoding Holliday junction resolvase RuvX, which produces MSQLYPFEWTFNAADTVSAVPRFLAIDLGNKRTGLALGDDATGIASPLPAVVAPPGPERWTRLARIVERETPDALVLGLPLHMDGSAGKAARRARAFAAEAAERFGVPVHLVDERRSSLEADEAMGRSGLTHKQKKTRRDGLAAVMLLQRYFATD; this is translated from the coding sequence GTGTCGCAACTCTACCCTTTCGAATGGACCTTCAACGCCGCGGATACCGTCTCCGCGGTGCCGCGCTTCCTCGCCATCGACCTCGGCAACAAGCGGACGGGGCTGGCGCTGGGGGACGACGCGACGGGGATCGCTTCGCCGCTGCCGGCGGTCGTGGCGCCGCCGGGGCCGGAGCGTTGGACGCGGCTCGCGCGGATCGTCGAGCGGGAGACGCCCGACGCGCTGGTGCTGGGCCTGCCGCTGCACATGGACGGGTCGGCGGGCAAGGCGGCGAGGCGGGCGCGGGCGTTCGCGGCGGAGGCGGCGGAACGGTTCGGCGTGCCGGTGCACCTGGTGGACGAGCGGCGGAGCTCGCTGGAAGCGGACGAGGCGATGGGCCGGTCGGGGCTGACGCACAAGCAGAAGAAGACGCGGCGGGACGGACTGGCGGCGGTCATGCTGCTGCAGCGGTACTTTGCAACGGATTGA
- a CDS encoding ABC transporter ATP-binding protein, with protein MADVQIQDVVKTYEGDVTAVRGISLHINDGEFLVLVGPSGCGKSTTLRMVAGLEDITGGTISIGGRVVNHVAPKDRDIAMVFQNYALYPHMTVYKNMAFGLKLRKFPKVEIDKRVRDAAKILGITELLERRPKALSGGQRQRVALGRAIVRDPSVFLFDEPLSNLDAKLRVETRAELKRLHKRLSTTTIYVTHDQEEAMTLGDRVVVMSGGHIQQCDTPLGVYRQPVNRFVAAFLGTPPMNFIDGRIVAEDGRAVFQSDAGRVVLDGHHGEVAQQHVGQEVVLGIRPEGLELHPTAEANREDMAIDGELDVVEPLGNMMDMFVSVAGGGRLVARVKAEVIEEGTAVKLFLDPDKLHLFETGEYGKNLTLRDAV; from the coding sequence TTGGCAGACGTACAGATCCAGGACGTGGTGAAGACCTACGAGGGCGACGTGACCGCGGTCCGCGGCATCTCGCTCCACATCAACGACGGCGAGTTCCTCGTGCTGGTCGGGCCCTCGGGCTGCGGCAAGTCCACGACGCTGCGGATGGTCGCGGGCCTCGAAGACATCACCGGCGGCACGATCTCCATCGGCGGCCGCGTGGTGAACCACGTCGCCCCCAAGGACCGCGACATCGCGATGGTGTTCCAGAACTACGCCCTGTACCCGCACATGACGGTGTACAAGAACATGGCCTTCGGGCTGAAGCTGCGGAAGTTCCCGAAGGTCGAGATCGACAAGCGGGTGCGGGACGCGGCGAAGATCCTCGGCATCACCGAGCTGCTGGAGCGGCGGCCCAAGGCGCTCTCGGGTGGCCAGCGGCAGCGTGTCGCCCTGGGCCGGGCGATCGTCCGCGACCCCTCGGTCTTCCTCTTCGATGAGCCGCTTTCGAACCTCGACGCGAAGCTGCGGGTGGAGACGCGGGCGGAGCTCAAGCGGCTCCACAAGCGGCTGTCGACCACCACGATCTACGTGACGCACGACCAGGAGGAGGCGATGACCCTCGGCGACCGCGTGGTCGTCATGTCCGGCGGGCACATCCAGCAGTGCGACACGCCGCTGGGCGTGTACCGCCAGCCGGTCAACCGGTTCGTCGCGGCCTTCCTCGGCACGCCGCCGATGAACTTCATCGACGGGCGGATCGTCGCCGAGGACGGCCGCGCGGTCTTCCAGAGCGACGCCGGCCGCGTGGTGCTCGACGGCCACCACGGCGAGGTCGCTCAGCAGCACGTCGGCCAGGAGGTCGTGCTGGGCATCCGGCCCGAGGGGCTGGAGCTGCACCCGACGGCCGAGGCGAACCGCGAGGACATGGCCATCGACGGCGAGCTGGACGTGGTCGAGCCGCTGGGCAACATGATGGACATGTTCGTCTCGGTTGCCGGCGGCGGCCGCCTGGTCGCCCGCGTGAAGGCGGAGGTCATCGAGGAGGGCACGGCCGTGAAGCTCTTCCTGGACCCCGACAAGCTGCACCTCTTCGAGACCGGCGAGTACGGGAAGAACCTGACGCTGCGGGACGCGGTCTGA
- a CDS encoding transposase encodes MARSLRHQILPDATCVVHVVSKISRSLHLLVPDEDRAGAGAGAVGDAAEHPDLRKELLLQRLETLAEQTSISVCGFAVMGNHVHLILRRDKEEAAAWPAAEVVGRWLALHPKRNRARQPVETPEEDVAAMVADEGLVETLRAKLSSVSQFMKDLKQRTAEAVNKLEGRGGRLWDGTFKSKLIEDQEQLVATMVYVDLNPFAAGVCETPEEGRHTSLAGRLGRDEPAGEVSKPAGSADRDREEASEAGGPRVGLRLPRRRSSGAWLRPLDESAKRARERGQRRHPRGRAGLEAEAAGTVSPGLSLRVYLRILDAVSRKLRAGKKRLAAGMASVFERLNLDADAVVGRVLAMAQRDGLAVAGRGS; translated from the coding sequence ATGGCCCGCTCCCTCCGCCACCAGATCCTGCCTGATGCCACCTGCGTGGTTCATGTTGTGTCGAAGATCTCGCGGTCGCTTCACTTGCTGGTGCCCGATGAGGATCGTGCCGGCGCCGGCGCCGGTGCCGTTGGCGACGCGGCCGAGCACCCCGACCTCCGCAAGGAGCTGCTGCTGCAGCGGCTGGAGACGCTGGCGGAGCAGACCTCGATCTCGGTGTGCGGGTTTGCGGTGATGGGCAACCACGTCCACCTGATCCTGCGGCGGGACAAGGAGGAGGCCGCGGCGTGGCCGGCGGCGGAGGTGGTGGGGCGGTGGCTTGCGTTGCACCCCAAGCGCAACCGGGCGCGGCAGCCGGTGGAGACGCCGGAGGAGGACGTGGCGGCGATGGTGGCGGACGAGGGACTGGTGGAGACGCTGCGTGCGAAGCTGTCGAGTGTCTCGCAATTCATGAAGGACCTCAAGCAGCGGACCGCGGAGGCGGTGAACAAGCTGGAGGGCCGCGGCGGGCGGCTCTGGGACGGGACGTTCAAGAGCAAGCTGATCGAGGACCAGGAGCAGCTGGTGGCGACGATGGTGTACGTGGACCTCAACCCCTTCGCGGCGGGGGTGTGCGAGACGCCCGAAGAGGGCCGCCACACCTCGCTGGCGGGGCGGCTGGGGCGGGACGAGCCGGCGGGGGAGGTGAGCAAGCCCGCAGGATCCGCGGACCGCGACCGGGAGGAGGCCTCGGAGGCCGGCGGTCCGCGGGTTGGTCTGCGGTTGCCACGGCGGAGGTCCAGCGGGGCCTGGCTGCGGCCGCTGGACGAGTCGGCCAAGCGGGCGCGGGAGCGTGGGCAGCGGCGGCACCCGCGAGGGCGGGCGGGGCTCGAAGCGGAGGCCGCGGGAACGGTGAGCCCGGGGCTGTCGCTGCGGGTCTACCTGCGGATCCTCGACGCGGTCAGCCGCAAGCTGCGGGCGGGCAAGAAACGCCTTGCGGCGGGCATGGCAAGCGTCTTCGAGCGGCTGAACCTGGACGCCGACGCGGTGGTCGGGCGGGTGCTGGCGATGGCGCAGCGGGACGGGCTGGCGGTGGCGGGCCGGGGCAGCTGA
- the der gene encoding ribosome biogenesis GTPase Der produces the protein MQPAPPPNRDENDDTTDFPLPVGADPIRFAIVGRPNVGKSSLMNMLAGRRVSIVDPTAGVTRDRLSTGAQIPLEDGSGGMLSLEIVDTGGYGIVDRDDLAGEVERQIAEGLGECDAVLFVIDAVDGVTPLDERAAKVLRESGAGSGGGKPGQPNRSAKPVVVVANKMDAPTQATEGWEAMKLGFGEPVFVSATTRHNRHELEARLREAAKEARKQRTDAGMGPRDPLGSGLKLALVGKRNAGKSTLLNALAGQQRVIVSEKAGTTRDSIDVEVTMKAVDPAEPPVAFTAIDTAGVRKTKSLGDSIEFYSQHRSLRSVRRADVVLLLLDATVPVSQVDQILSQEVQKHYKPCVIVVNKWDLIGRDKEGNRVMDQEAYVTYLEDALRGLDFAPIVFISAKNGTGLRDVVALAHNLHEQSSHRVGTGELNRFFEAVYQRRGPGTNRAGKQPRLFYATMPATNPPTLALFVNDPELFDHNYQRYLMNNIREELPFSEVPIKLLIRGKTKMSAEERLAAKLDER, from the coding sequence ATGCAACCCGCTCCCCCCCCCAACCGCGACGAGAACGACGACACGACGGACTTCCCGCTGCCGGTGGGGGCCGATCCGATCCGATTCGCGATCGTCGGGCGGCCCAACGTGGGCAAGTCCAGCCTGATGAACATGCTCGCGGGGCGGCGGGTGTCGATCGTGGACCCGACCGCCGGCGTGACGCGGGACCGGCTCTCGACCGGGGCCCAGATCCCGCTGGAGGACGGCTCCGGCGGGATGCTGTCGCTGGAGATCGTCGACACCGGCGGCTACGGCATCGTCGACCGCGACGATCTCGCCGGCGAGGTGGAGCGGCAGATCGCCGAGGGCCTCGGCGAGTGCGACGCGGTGCTGTTCGTCATCGACGCGGTCGACGGCGTGACGCCGCTGGACGAGCGGGCGGCGAAGGTCCTTCGGGAGAGCGGTGCCGGATCAGGAGGGGGCAAGCCGGGCCAGCCGAACCGGTCGGCCAAGCCCGTCGTCGTGGTGGCCAACAAGATGGATGCGCCGACCCAGGCGACCGAGGGCTGGGAGGCGATGAAGCTGGGCTTCGGCGAGCCGGTCTTCGTCTCGGCGACGACGCGGCACAACCGCCACGAGCTCGAGGCCCGGCTGCGGGAGGCGGCCAAGGAAGCCCGCAAGCAGCGGACCGACGCGGGCATGGGCCCGCGGGACCCGCTGGGAAGCGGCCTGAAGCTCGCGCTCGTCGGCAAGCGGAACGCCGGGAAGAGCACGCTGCTCAACGCGCTCGCGGGCCAGCAGCGGGTTATCGTCAGCGAGAAGGCGGGCACCACGCGAGACTCCATCGACGTGGAGGTCACGATGAAGGCCGTCGATCCCGCGGAGCCCCCCGTGGCCTTCACGGCCATCGACACCGCCGGCGTCCGGAAGACCAAGAGCCTCGGCGACTCCATCGAGTTCTACAGCCAGCACCGCTCGCTGCGGAGCGTCCGCCGGGCCGACGTGGTGCTGCTGCTGCTCGACGCGACCGTGCCGGTGAGCCAGGTCGACCAGATCCTCAGCCAGGAGGTGCAGAAGCACTACAAGCCCTGCGTGATCGTGGTCAACAAGTGGGACCTGATCGGCCGCGACAAGGAGGGCAACCGGGTGATGGACCAGGAGGCGTACGTCACCTACCTGGAAGACGCGCTCCGCGGGCTGGACTTCGCCCCGATCGTCTTCATCTCGGCGAAGAACGGCACCGGGCTCCGCGACGTGGTCGCCCTGGCCCACAACCTGCACGAGCAGAGCAGCCACCGCGTCGGCACGGGCGAGCTCAACCGCTTCTTCGAGGCCGTCTACCAGAGGCGCGGGCCGGGCACGAACCGGGCGGGCAAGCAGCCGCGTCTCTTCTACGCGACGATGCCGGCGACGAACCCGCCCACGCTGGCGCTGTTCGTCAACGACCCGGAGCTGTTCGATCACAACTACCAGCGGTACCTGATGAACAACATCCGCGAGGAGCTGCCCTTCTCGGAGGTGCCGATCAAGCTGCTGATCCGGGGGAAGACGAAGATGTCGGCGGAGGAGAGGCTGGCGGCGAAGCTCGACGAGCGGTAG
- a CDS encoding transposase: MARSLRHQILPDATCVVHVVSKISRSLHLLVPDEDRAGAGAVGDAAEHPDLRKELLMQRMQTLAEQTSISVCGFAVMDNHVHLILRRDKEEAAAWPAAEVVGRWLALHPKRNRARQPVETPEEDVAAMVADAGLVEALRGKLSSVSQFMKDLKQRTAEAVNKLEGRGGRLWDGTFKSKLIEDQEQLVATMVYVDLNPFAAGVCETPEEGRHTSLAGRLGRDEPAGEVSKPAGSADRDREEASEAGGPRVGLRLPRRRSSGAWLRPLDESAQRARKRGQRRHPRGRAGLKAEAAGTVSPGLSLQIYLRILDAVSRKLRAGKKRLAAGMASVFERLNLDADAVVGRVLAMAQRDGLAVAGRGS; encoded by the coding sequence ATGGCCCGCTCTCTCCGCCACCAGATCCTGCCTGACGCCACCTGCGTCGTCCATGTTGTGTCGAAGATCTCGCGGTCGCTTCACTTGCTGGTGCCCGATGAGGATCGTGCCGGCGCCGGTGCCGTTGGCGACGCGGCCGAGCACCCCGACCTCCGCAAGGAGCTGCTGATGCAGCGGATGCAGACCCTGGCGGAGCAGACCTCGATCTCGGTATGCGGGTTCGCGGTGATGGACAACCACGTCCACCTGATCCTGCGGCGGGACAAGGAGGAGGCCGCGGCGTGGCCGGCGGCGGAGGTGGTGGGGCGGTGGCTTGCGTTGCACCCCAAGCGGAATCGGGCGCGGCAGCCGGTGGAGACGCCGGAGGAGGATGTGGCGGCGATGGTGGCGGACGCGGGCCTGGTGGAGGCGCTGCGTGGGAAGCTCTCGAGCGTCTCGCAGTTTATGAAAGACCTCAAGCAGCGGACGGCCGAGGCGGTGAACAAGCTGGAAGGCCGCGGCGGGCGGCTCTGGGACGGGACGTTCAAGAGCAAGCTGATCGAGGACCAGGAGCAGCTGGTGGCGACGATGGTGTACGTGGACCTCAACCCCTTCGCGGCGGGGGTGTGCGAGACGCCCGAAGAGGGCCGCCACACCTCGCTGGCGGGGCGGCTGGGGCGGGACGAGCCGGCGGGGGAGGTGAGCAAGCCCGCAGGATCCGCGGACCGCGACCGGGAGGAGGCCTCGGAGGCCGGCGGTCCGCGGGTTGGTCTGCGGTTGCCACGGCGGAGGTCCAGCGGGGCCTGGCTGCGGCCGCTGGACGAGTCGGCCCAGCGGGCGCGGAAGCGTGGGCAACGGCGGCACCCGCGAGGGCGGGCGGGGCTGAAAGCGGAGGCCGCGGGAACGGTGAGCCCGGGGCTGTCGCTGCAGATCTACCTGCGGATCCTCGACGCGGTCAGCCGCAAGCTGCGGGCGGGCAAGAAACGCCTTGCGGCGGGCATGGCAAGCGTCTTCGAGCGGCTGAACCTGGACGCCGACGCGGTGGTCGGGCGGGTGCTGGCGATGGCGCAGCGGGACGGGCTGGCGGTGGCGGGCCGGGGCAGCTGA
- a CDS encoding RHS repeat protein, whose product MRHLLPAILALRPLVITHTDIRRHRPTLLIGPRVGAQGQPFRATFSFTRSTASRNHDMLKFLFGVEEEGTYNVLAFSHKGGSPWAPSGSRLEDASGISVAGTRTAAHAVSTPNPSDRVWVRVASDGAAVTAKMLLDNTGPPSEAAWSGAGEAYRSTAFPMNGGRVGFRSAYGVAFVRHFTLETDHDNDGSWTREYDALIDHPGGHATIRYEHDAAGNLTFDGVFSYAYDAWNRLVSVRNAYREAGAGQSVQEGSVVTAMAYDGLGRRTTRAVQNSGNLDFTHHAYFDGQRQVEERNGSDLVLRQQVWGLDYIDELVSTSLNFDPTDTTESVCERHFYALHDSQYNILGIVAAGGALVERYEYTPYGQRQVYGSGTLKLDVNGDGSQDQDDTALVQALVNDPTHPDHHLADIYSDGQINQNDVSAMGEIYAFAYYDGPEANHLDRSDLKRLTPRLGTTRGPAYAAWLTAPVYTTLNPFGHQGLHHDEATGLIYNRARMLHPTLGRFVQRDPLGNRVSWRSVRPRFTRNREDGRTMMVVSRAEDIAYVLYPQLQYFAGMSLYEYAASSPRSLVDPTGLVPWPAIVVGTCLNESTDRCQIIWHDYDNPKDGGDFELLRPGERSGSKDRCDYVYLNGEWYKNRSRLVYVADSPLDPYVKYKKTRGGKYLKSPLSPVSRAPDGPWYPGRTGKKPSKTICEKYCECNLLSDPAHQGPDCDDDCVKRCEDL is encoded by the coding sequence TTGCGACACCTTCTCCCGGCCATCCTCGCCCTCCGGCCGCTCGTGATCACCCACACCGACATCCGCCGCCACCGGCCCACGCTGCTCATCGGCCCGCGGGTGGGGGCCCAGGGCCAGCCCTTCCGCGCGACCTTCAGCTTCACCCGCAGCACCGCCTCGCGGAACCACGACATGCTCAAGTTCCTCTTCGGGGTGGAAGAGGAAGGCACGTACAACGTGCTCGCATTCTCCCACAAAGGCGGGAGCCCGTGGGCGCCTTCAGGCAGCCGGCTCGAGGACGCCTCCGGCATCAGCGTCGCCGGCACCCGCACCGCCGCCCACGCCGTCAGCACCCCCAACCCCAGCGACCGGGTCTGGGTCCGCGTGGCCTCCGACGGCGCCGCCGTGACCGCCAAGATGCTCCTCGACAACACCGGCCCGCCCAGCGAGGCCGCCTGGTCCGGCGCCGGCGAGGCGTACCGCAGCACCGCCTTCCCGATGAACGGCGGGCGGGTGGGCTTCCGCTCTGCCTACGGCGTCGCCTTCGTCCGGCACTTCACCCTCGAGACCGACCACGACAACGACGGTTCCTGGACCCGCGAGTACGACGCCCTCATCGACCACCCCGGCGGCCACGCCACGATCCGGTACGAGCACGACGCCGCGGGCAACCTCACCTTCGACGGCGTGTTCTCCTACGCCTACGACGCGTGGAACCGGCTGGTCAGCGTCCGCAACGCCTACCGCGAGGCTGGTGCCGGCCAGAGCGTGCAGGAGGGCTCGGTCGTCACCGCCATGGCCTACGACGGCCTGGGCCGGCGGACCACCCGAGCCGTCCAGAACAGCGGGAACCTCGACTTCACCCACCACGCCTACTTCGACGGCCAGCGGCAGGTCGAGGAACGCAACGGCTCGGACCTGGTGCTCCGTCAGCAGGTCTGGGGCCTGGACTACATCGACGAGCTGGTGAGCACTTCGCTGAACTTCGACCCCACCGACACCACCGAGAGCGTCTGCGAGCGGCACTTCTACGCCCTCCACGACAGCCAGTACAACATCCTGGGCATCGTCGCCGCCGGCGGAGCCCTCGTGGAGCGGTACGAGTACACGCCGTATGGGCAGCGGCAGGTCTACGGGAGCGGAACCCTCAAGCTCGACGTCAACGGCGACGGGTCGCAGGACCAGGACGACACTGCGTTGGTGCAGGCGCTGGTGAACGATCCAACCCACCCCGACCACCACCTCGCCGACATTTACAGCGACGGGCAGATCAACCAGAACGACGTGAGCGCGATGGGCGAGATCTACGCCTTCGCCTACTACGACGGCCCCGAGGCCAACCACCTCGACCGCAGCGACCTCAAGCGTCTGACGCCCCGCCTCGGCACCACAAGGGGTCCCGCGTACGCAGCCTGGCTCACCGCTCCGGTCTACACCACGCTCAACCCCTTCGGCCACCAGGGCCTCCACCACGACGAGGCCACCGGGCTCATCTACAACCGGGCACGCATGCTCCACCCCACGCTGGGGAGGTTCGTGCAGAGAGACCCGCTGGGCAATCGCGTCTCATGGAGATCAGTGAGGCCGCGGTTTACCCGGAATCGAGAGGATGGAAGGACGATGATGGTTGTCTCTCGAGCTGAGGACATTGCTTACGTCCTGTATCCACAACTACAATATTTTGCTGGGATGTCGCTGTACGAGTATGCGGCGAGTTCTCCGAGAAGCCTTGTTGATCCCACGGGCCTAGTACCGTGGCCCGCGATCGTGGTGGGCACATGTTTAAATGAATCGACTGATCGATGCCAGATAATCTGGCACGATTACGATAATCCGAAGGATGGGGGCGATTTTGAGCTGCTGCGCCCCGGCGAAAGAAGCGGATCGAAGGATCGGTGCGACTACGTTTATCTGAATGGCGAGTGGTATAAGAATCGTTCTCGCTTGGTGTACGTAGCGGATTCTCCACTCGACCCATATGTGAAGTACAAGAAAACGCGGGGAGGGAAATATCTAAAGTCACCTTTATCTCCTGTAAGTCGCGCTCCGGATGGTCCTTGGTATCCAGGCAGAACTGGCAAGAAGCCCTCTAAGACTATCTGCGAAAAGTATTGCGAGTGCAATCTCTTGAGCGACCCCGCTCATCAAGGACCAGATTGTGATGACGACTGCGTGAAGAGATGTGAGGATCTCTGA
- a CDS encoding citrate synthase — protein MPENSPPTARLDLPEGPIDLPIVVGTADEKSVDISKLRAQTGYITLDEGYRNTGSVKSDITFIDGEKGILRYRGYPIEEVCENSSFIETALLLIHGEKPSKESLSRFSERLTHHQMIHESVRQMFDGFPPTAHPMAVLSSMINTISCFQPAIMNIDDEEEFDDTAAMLISKVRTVAAAAYKTQMGHPIMYPDPKLTYCENFLHMMFSLPLGRIEPDPDVVEALNLIFILHADHEQNCSTATVRMVGSSGANLFASCAAGVCALWGPLHGGANVAVMNQLEEIHNSDITTRKYIDNLKATKGKLFGFGHGVYKSYDPRAMVLKKSADKVLAKLGVDDPLLAIARELEETALNDEYFVSRNLYPNVDFYSGILMRAMGIPTNMFTVMFAIGRMPGWIAQWWEVNQQKSRIYRPRQVYTGARERAWNAG, from the coding sequence ATGCCTGAGAACTCCCCGCCGACCGCTCGCCTCGACCTGCCCGAAGGGCCCATCGACCTGCCGATCGTTGTTGGCACCGCCGACGAGAAGTCGGTCGACATCTCGAAGCTCCGGGCCCAAACCGGCTACATCACGCTCGACGAGGGGTACCGCAACACGGGCAGCGTCAAGAGCGACATCACCTTCATCGACGGCGAGAAGGGCATCCTCCGCTACCGCGGCTATCCCATCGAGGAGGTGTGCGAGAACAGCTCCTTCATTGAGACGGCGCTGCTGCTGATCCACGGCGAGAAGCCGAGCAAGGAGTCGCTCTCGAGGTTCAGCGAGCGGCTGACGCACCACCAGATGATCCACGAGTCGGTGCGGCAGATGTTCGACGGCTTCCCGCCGACGGCGCACCCGATGGCGGTGCTCTCGTCGATGATCAACACGATCTCCTGCTTCCAACCGGCGATCATGAACATCGACGACGAGGAGGAGTTCGACGACACCGCGGCGATGCTGATCAGCAAGGTGCGGACGGTCGCGGCGGCCGCTTACAAGACCCAGATGGGGCATCCCATCATGTACCCGGATCCGAAGCTCACGTACTGCGAGAACTTCCTCCACATGATGTTCTCGCTCCCGCTGGGGCGGATCGAGCCCGATCCGGACGTCGTGGAGGCGCTCAACCTCATCTTCATCCTGCACGCGGACCACGAACAGAACTGCTCGACGGCGACGGTGCGGATGGTCGGCTCCTCGGGGGCGAACCTCTTCGCCAGCTGCGCCGCCGGCGTCTGTGCCCTCTGGGGCCCGCTGCACGGCGGCGCGAACGTCGCGGTCATGAACCAGCTCGAGGAGATCCACAACAGCGACATCACGACGCGGAAGTACATCGACAACCTGAAGGCGACCAAGGGCAAGCTCTTCGGCTTCGGCCACGGCGTCTACAAGAGCTACGACCCGCGTGCGATGGTCCTCAAGAAGTCCGCCGACAAGGTGCTCGCGAAGCTCGGGGTCGACGATCCGCTGCTCGCGATCGCTCGCGAGCTGGAGGAGACGGCGCTCAACGACGAGTACTTCGTCAGCCGGAACCTCTATCCCAACGTCGACTTCTATTCCGGGATCCTCATGCGGGCGATGGGCATCCCCACGAACATGTTCACGGTGATGTTCGCGATCGGCCGCATGCCCGGCTGGATCGCTCAGTGGTGGGAGGTCAACCAGCAGAAAAGCCGGATCTACCGGCCGCGGCAGGTCTACACCGGCGCCCGGGAGCGAGCCTGGAACGCCGGCTGA
- a CDS encoding RHS repeat-associated core domain-containing protein — protein MRHLLPAILALRPLVITHTDIRRHRPTLLIGPRVGAQGEPFRATFSITRSTASRNHDMLKFLFGVEEEGTYNVLTLSHKGGSPSAPSGSRLDDASGVGVAGTRTAANAVSTPNPSDRVWVRVASDGAAVTAKMLLDNTGPPSEAAWSGAGEAYRSTAFPMNGGRVGFRSAYGVAFVRHFTLETDHDNDGSWTREYDALIDHPGGHATIRYEHDAAGNLTFDGVFSYAYDAVADPGDRRLAPPRLKPASLSIRLVSVRNAYREAGASQSVQEGSVVTAMAYDGLGRRTTRAVQNSGNLDFTHHAYFDGQRQVEERNGSDLVLRQQVWGLDYIDELVSTSLNFDPTDTTESVCERHFYALHDSQYNILGIVAAGGALVERYEYTPYGQRQVYGSGWLPYDLDGNGVVDQADADVVDAGRYGPDDSSSYIADVSGDGQVDDNDYYPVLYSGAYPFLGLQILPQNDLKAYTPRLGSFAGRLASEGAGSSLNPFGHQGLHHDEATGLIYNRARMLHPTLGRFVQRDPLGYVDGANQYLYHPALHGGTDWTGTRRVPPYSVPTYQARSTAEDAGSNSLQPGEWGGNRDAIRHCVLMCELAKDFGRQGAIDFGHAYETDNEPTLPDGARGVQGYADYTAFVLHDRAMDLHNNEVGASIGEALSDLQDLVPECSRTCADACADALDNGALLVNVENGYKLDWHPGQAPWERPPTIPDVNVFP, from the coding sequence TTGCGACACCTTCTCCCGGCCATCCTCGCCCTCCGGCCGCTCGTGATCACCCACACCGACATCCGCCGCCACCGGCCCACGCTCTTGATCGGCCCGCGGGTGGGGGCCCAGGGCGAGCCCTTCCGCGCCACCTTCAGCATCACCCGCAGCACCGCGTCGCGAAACCACGACATGCTCAAGTTCCTCTTCGGGGTGGAAGAGGAAGGCACGTACAACGTCCTCACGCTCTCGCACAAGGGCGGGAGCCCGAGCGCGCCTTCGGGCAGCCGGCTCGACGACGCCTCCGGCGTGGGCGTCGCCGGCACCCGCACCGCCGCCAACGCCGTCAGCACCCCGAACCCCAGCGACCGGGTCTGGGTCCGCGTGGCCTCCGACGGCGCCGCCGTGACCGCCAAGATGCTCCTCGACAACACCGGCCCGCCCAGCGAGGCCGCCTGGTCCGGCGCCGGCGAGGCGTACCGCAGCACCGCCTTCCCGATGAACGGCGGGCGGGTGGGCTTCCGCTCTGCCTACGGCGTCGCCTTCGTCCGGCACTTCACCCTCGAGACCGACCACGACAACGACGGTTCCTGGACCCGCGAGTACGACGCCCTCATCGACCACCCCGGCGGCCACGCCACGATCCGGTACGAGCACGACGCCGCGGGCAACCTCACCTTCGACGGCGTGTTCTCCTACGCCTACGACGCGGTCGCCGATCCAGGCGACCGAAGGCTGGCGCCTCCGAGGCTGAAGCCAGCTTCCTTGTCCATCCGGCTGGTCAGCGTCCGCAACGCCTACCGCGAGGCTGGTGCCAGCCAGAGCGTGCAGGAGGGCTCGGTCGTCACCGCCATGGCCTACGACGGCCTGGGCCGGCGGACCACCCGAGCCGTCCAGAACAGCGGGAACCTCGACTTCACCCACCACGCCTACTTCGACGGCCAGCGGCAGGTCGAGGAACGCAACGGCTCGGACCTGGTGCTCCGTCAGCAGGTCTGGGGCCTGGACTACATCGACGAGCTGGTGAGCACTTCGCTGAACTTCGACCCCACCGACACCACCGAGAGCGTCTGCGAGCGGCACTTCTACGCCCTCCACGACAGCCAGTACAACATCCTGGGCATCGTCGCCGCCGGCGGCGCCCTGGTGGAGCGATACGAGTACACGCCCTACGGACAGAGGCAGGTCTACGGGAGTGGGTGGCTGCCATACGATCTCGATGGCAACGGGGTGGTGGATCAAGCAGACGCCGACGTCGTAGACGCAGGGCGGTACGGGCCCGACGATTCGTCTTCCTACATCGCGGATGTATCGGGAGACGGTCAGGTCGACGACAACGACTACTACCCCGTCCTCTACAGCGGAGCCTACCCGTTCCTGGGGCTCCAGATCCTGCCGCAGAACGACCTGAAGGCGTACACACCGCGGCTGGGTAGCTTCGCCGGTCGTCTCGCCTCCGAAGGTGCCGGCAGCAGCTTGAACCCCTTCGGCCACCAGGGCCTCCACCACGACGAGGCCACCGGGCTCATCTACAACCGGGCACGCATGCTCCACCCCACGCTGGGCAGGTTCGTGCAGAGAGATCCGCTGGGGTATGTGGATGGGGCCAATCAATATCTCTACCACCCAGCTCTTCATGGAGGAACTGATTGGACAGGGACCCGGCGAGTTCCTCCATATTCGGTGCCTACTTACCAAGCGAGATCTACGGCGGAGGATGCTGGAAGCAATTCACTTCAGCCAGGTGAGTGGGGAGGTAATCGAGACGCAATCCGTCACTGCGTTCTGATGTGCGAGTTAGCGAAAGACTTCGGGCGTCAGGGTGCTATCGACTTCGGACATGCGTACGAGACGGATAACGAGCCGACTCTGCCCGACGGAGCTCGAGGCGTTCAAGGATACGCAGACTATACAGCTTTTGTGCTACACGATCGGGCGATGGATCTACACAACAATGAGGTGGGAGCTTCGATTGGCGAGGCTCTGAGTGACCTGCAAGACCTCGTTCCGGAATGCAGCCGAACTTGCGCAGACGCATGTGCCGATGCCTTGGACAACGGAGCCCTGCTCGTAAATGTAGAAAACGGATATAAACTAGACTGGCATCCTGGTCAAGCTCCATGGGAACGTCCTCCGACGATTCCCGATGTTAATGTGTTCCCCTAA